One region of Centropristis striata isolate RG_2023a ecotype Rhode Island chromosome 3, C.striata_1.0, whole genome shotgun sequence genomic DNA includes:
- the setmar gene encoding histone-lysine N-methyltransferase SETMAR codes for MNIDHGIIDGRVDLSNGLENVPILIERSSTVKTFPEFQYSPDNTEGPGCSIDPSEVTLPGCSCVSHSCFTDSCSCLQTHGQAYDSTGTLLNLSRTDSAYSSPVFECNALCTCSDACSNRLVQRGVTLRLEVYSTEQRGWGVRTLEAIPHGTFVCEYAGEVISFKEARCRQLSQRSEDNNYIIAVREHAGTGCITETFVDPAVVGNVGRFLNHSCQPNLFMQPVRVHSVVPRLALFAGRNIDAQEELTFDYSGADSNQLPVEQLPTQRDAAVQASRTDDTPKELQRKECHCGANNCVQFLPLDLSIIN; via the exons ATGAATATTGACCACGGTATTATTGACGGACGTGTGGATTTAAGCAACGGCCTCGAAAATGTCCCCATTTTAATCGAGCGGAGTTCAACCGTCAAGACGTTTCCTGAATTCCAG tATTCCCCAGATAATACTGAGGGCCCAGGATGCAGTATTGACCCCAGTGAGGTCACCCTTCCTGGATGCTCATGTGTGTCCCACTCCTGCTTCACTGACTCCTGCTCCTGCCTGCAGACACACGGGCAGGCGTACGACAGCACCGGCACTCTGCTAAACCTCAGCAGAACAGACTCTGCTTACAGCTCACCTGTGTTTGAGTGCAATGCCCTGTGCACCTGCAGCGACGCCTGCTCCAACCGGCTGGTGCAGAGGGGGGTAACGCTCAGGTTGGAGGTTTACAGCACCGAGCAAAGGGGCTGGGGGGTGCGGACGCTAGAGGCAATCCCACATGGGACGTTTGTGTGCGAGTATGCAGGAGAGGTGATCAGCTTTAAGGAGGCCAGATGCAGACAGTTGTCCCAGAGATCTGAGGATAACAACTACATCATTGCCGTAAGGGAGCACGCAGGGACGGGCTGCATCACTGAGACATTTGTGGACCCCGCCGTGGTGGGAAACGTAGGTCGCTTTCTGAACCACTCCTGCCAGCCTAACCTGTTTATGCAGCCGGTCCGCGTGCACTCCGTGGTTCCTCGGCTGGCACTGTTTGCTGGGCGGAACATTGATGCGCAAGAAGAGCTGACGTTTGACTACTCAGGAGCAGATAGTAACCAACTTCCTGTAGAGCAGCTGCCCACACAAAGAGACGCTGCCGTACAGGCCAGTAGGACAGACGATACACCCAAAGAGCTCCAGAGGAAAGAGTGTCACTGTGGTGCCAACAACTGTGTTCAGTTCCTTCCATTGGATCTATCTATTATAAACTGA